TTTTCGTGATTTTGTGTTGTGATTTGACATCTGTTTAATGGTATACGAAGTTTCTAAAAAAACAAATGCAGGCCACACCATCGATCCACCACAAGTCAAAGCAACCGACTACTCCAGCATGCCCACTACACTACGGTTGCGGCACCTCTGTTCCCATGCTAGGATACACATCCTCCATTTGCTAGAAATGCCTGCCAAAATCCAGAAATTCAATTTGGCTCCCGGGAGCACATGCTCCTGGGCCCAACACTATTTTTTCAAATGTCAAAAAAATCTAGACAAATTTTTTGCGATCTTAATCACATCCAAATGCTACTTGCAAATTTTGAGACAAAAAGATTAAACATTTTCGCTTGTGCAAAAAAAAGCAAATCGAAGACCAAATGTCATCCTAATTTGGGTTTTTTCACCGACAAAACACCGCTGCTCCATTTCACACGAAATTTGTCAAGCATGATTGCGAAACTAACACGGACATCTattaaaactttcagatttttctgATTTGTTTTACATTTGTTTGGAATTTATTGTTCATCCGGGAGCATATGCTCCCGGGAGCCAAAACGCCCCTCCGCCAAAATCACGCTAGTTTAATTATAGGAacatgttttttctttctttcaaaaAGGAAGTTGAAACCCCAAGACTCTGCATGAGTGTGATGCACACAAACCATTTTTATTAAAGTTGTTGCAAGACGATGTGGTCAAAGTCATTAACAAGTGGAATACAAAACAGAGACAACTACCATAGAACCATTACAAGATATGAATTTTTTTGTCGAAAAAACAAGATATGAATTTAACACCTACGGCTAAGTCAAAATCTTCCGCAACAAATAGATAACATGAAGTAGCATTTGATCTTCAGCTCTTTTTATGGAGCACTTAAGTAAACAAGTTGATTAATCTGGCCATTATGATTCTTACATATGTTACATTTTACTGGTATGGCCAGGACTTATGAGTCATCATACAGGGGAATGTACCcatagaaagaaaaaaagaaagaaaaaattggTGAGGGGCAGCTTAACTTGCAGATGCAGTGCCTCCCAAACCCATGCAACAAAGGTAAACTAAAAGCGGGAACTAGATATAGGCGAGGGTTATTACATGCATGGAATATGATATAACCAAATTAGCTAACAAACTACTTAATTAATCATGCTGAAGCTTCTTGATAAATCAGTGCCAGGAGCAGCCGCTGATGTGGCAGTCTGTGACTGTGCTACACTCTTGCGCGCATCGCCGACGATGACGAACGCCGGCGCCTCCACTGCACCAAGCGGTGAAGGAACTCCATGACCTGACGAAAACAAGGAGAAATTAATACTATGTAAGCTACAATCACTGATGACTAGACTTAGCAGGGATCTGCGTCatgatatatgtatgtatatacacCTCAGTGGGGTCCTGGAGAGAGTAGGAGGCGTCGGTCTCCCTAGGGCACTTGGAGACAAGGATGCCGAGGCCATGACCTCTCTTTCTCAGCATCTAGTTGACATCAACAAAATCAGAAGATAAAGAAGCAGCCAAAACAAATGAAATCACTAGGTTCGTAGCTAGCATGCATATATATGTACAAAACTACAAATGAAATCAGTTGGACGCGACGTGTGTTAGTTTAATCCGTGCACCTTGAAAGCATCCTCGTCAGTGCGGTCGTCCCCGAGGTACAGCGGCAGGACGTCGCTGCGTCCGTCGAATCCTAGAGACAGCACAGCAGCAGATTTTATATGCAACCCGTCATTTTATccgacgaggacgaagacgacGCAGCGGGCAGGGTGGCAGGGGCACCTACCCAGGGATTGGAGCAAGAACTCCACGGCCTTGCCCTTGTCCCACATGATGGAAGGCCGGATCTCCAGGACCTACGCCCagtagattcaatattcacgggctcAGTGAGCAAATGTTAAATAACATGATTTAGTAAGCGCTGCTAGTAATTAACTCCATGATCGATCCATGGCCAATCAACCAACCTTTCTGCCTTCGTTGAGGCTGAGATCGGGGTAGTCCCGGAGCACCTCCTTGACTTGCTCGGCCAATGGACTCCATCTCTGCAGAGGGGATCGGAGCAGTTGAGATCGATGAGGATCTCTCTCATTAACTTAGAACCTTCTTGTTTGACTTAGCTAGATTGTTGCTGATTAATTTGATTGGTGAGCTCTCTGGTTACCTTTTCATCCACGCACCGGAAGTGCACGGAGAGGCAGAACTTGTTGTTTTCCACCCTGGCCCCCGGCGTGCTCTTGGTCTTCTCCACCAGAGCCTCGTAGACCTGGCACCCAAACCAAAATAAAACCAAGAAAAGCGAGAGATCAGTACATGCGCCGTTGGTAAGTTCCTCGTGGCTCAACTAACTAACAAAAGTCGTGTACCTCGGCGATGACCGGGAGGAACTCGCGAGCAGGTTGCAGGAGCACCTCCTCCGCCTGCAAATAGGGCGAGGAATAATTGATGGAATCAGGCACGAATGATTGGAGAGGGATGGGCCATGCATGGCCAGTTAGATTCTTGCGCGACGGAGAGATGCTTGAGAGAGATGGCGTACGTTAGAGCCTGGGCCTTTGATGTCCATGCCGTGGCTGCCCGCGTAGTAGAGCTCCGAGAGGCCTACGAAGCTGCACACCTTCTCCACGCACCGGCCGGTGACGATCGCCGCCGGGAAGTGCTTCGCAACGCCGCGCACTGCCTCCCGCATCTAGAACATCAAGGACAAGGCATGGTCGGCGATGTGAGCGTTGCTTGAAGTAGCTAGCCAGGCTGGTTATCGCGGTCTCTTATCTTACCTCTCCGCTGATGACCGCCGTGTCGGGGTCGGCGACGATGGGCGAGAGCGTGCCGTCGTAGTCCAGGAACACGACCACCTGCTTCCCCTTGGCGGCCGCCGCGATCTGCTCGAAGCTAGCAAGGGCCGACGGGTGCTTCCTCTGCGCGCGCCAACCAAGGAAAAAAGAAACGCAGATCAATCATCAGAATGGACGGAAAACAGCCGGCCGGCGCGCTCTCACAGCAATGCGTGGGCACGCGCGCCTCACCAAACCAGCCGCCAAACTCACCGTCCACGCGGCGTACTCGTCGACGGCTGCGGAGCGGGCCGGCGAAGAAGCCCGCATGGCCTGGACGACCCAGCTTGTGGCGCAGGGTGACCCGGCGCGGAACTCGTCGTCGACGGCGGAGCGGCGCCGCAGGGAGGAGGACGCGGCGCCGCGGCACGCGAAGATCGCGCGGCTGGAGGAGCCCGGCATGGCCGCGGCCGCCGCTATGCCGCCCATGTCCGGGCGGAGCACCACGTCCTGGTTCGCCATGGCGCACGCAAACAACCACACGTGTGCTCACGACACGCGCCTCCCGCTGCGTGAGAGTGGTGCCCAGCAGTGACAGTGGGGAATAGTTCACGAGGAAGAGGCGACCAGACCGGTTTTCCCTGGGTGAAGAAGCCAATGGCGAAGTGTCGGTACTTATAAAGGCGGAGCGGCGTTGGGTCGGTACCCATACTAGTGGAACTACTGCGTTTTTTCTAACCGGAGTGGACATGTGTCGTTTTCTCATTCACAATTGCAGGGTGCACAATTATATGAACAGTTAACATTCTGAAAATTTAATTGACGACTATAGATTAAGATTCGAGAATAACATTGTTGTTTTTGTCCTGCAAAATACTTTCAAATTATATGTAGACCCTTTTACTATATTCATATTTCGAGTTCAAATCAAAGTGGTGCTCTGGAGGCTGTGGAAATTCAAATATTCTTCATTTTTGGATGAAATGTGTGGCCATTTCTCGATCAGTCACATATAGCCATCTGTTGCAAGGGGGAAAATCGACTCGAAGAATCAGAGGGACTTTGGCGGAAGGAGTGTCCTTTGATGttggtcactgacatgcgggagccGCGCACATCCAATAAACCCAATGTCAAGAGAAAATAAAATACTAGAAGAAAAAATAAGATCAAATACGGTCAAAGGAGAAAGCAATCGATTAGTGGGGAGAGAGAAGCATGGTCCAACATGTATTATAGATGGACCAAGACTATGTTAGCCTTGTTTTATCGTGGCTGTGATGCATGCCAAAAGTAAGCTCTCATGCGGGCCGTTAGATCAGGTGCTGCGGAGTCGTCCGATTTGCCGCAAGCTGGACCACGCGCAGCCTCCTCCCCCAACTTGACCGTTGCAACAGACGACGTGTTGGAACACAACAACCAGCCTCCAAACCGCATTCCCCCATGCGTGTGAATCGTGAGTGGCGGCCCCTTTTGCCCCGCGGTAAGGGATCCAGAATCTATGACCGGTGTCCGCCGCAACATCCCTACACCACCATTGCAACACTGGCACCCATAGTACCTCCCTTGCACCCCGCCCCTAATCTGGCCAGGTGGCGCACCATATCGTCATAGATATGCTCTCCTACGCCATGGCTCAAAGCTCTTAGGGGTTGACTATTCCCTGGCCGACGAATTAAGCTCTAGCAAGTGGGAGGCTGCCTAGCAACATTGGATTTGATATGTTGGTTTCTATGAACCTAGTTTTTTTCCTAAGAAACAATTTCCTTGTTGCATGCATATATGAATTTACCGAATGTTAATGTTGAATTCAGTAAATAGTTGCATCCCAACAAAGATGATGTTGAATTCAGTAAGTTGCAAGACCTGAAATTTTATGAATGTTGATGAGCTAAAAAAAATTGAATGTTGGTGAGCCGAATTAGCTGAATGTTAATGTTCAATTCAGCAATTTGCATCCCCATTGATGTAGAATTCATTGAAAGTTACAAAGTTCAATTTTCTATATGTTGATGTTGAATACCAGTAGCAGAGGGGGCTCCCATTCAAATTTATATGTTATGATTCAGGAAAGCGCAAAAACCCAATTCAAAAAAGTGCACCCAGAAAACATTTTTGTCTCCCTTCTCTAAACCTAGTATTTGTTTTGGAAAAAAGTGAGGATGCAAAAGTAACAATGATATATTTTGATGAATGGAAAATCCTTCAAAAACATGATGTTGCAGAAATAGACCTAGTCTTCAGAAAATGAGAATGTTGTAGCAAATGTTGTTTACTTTCATTGAGCATGGCTATCTAAAAATAGCAAATTGTGCACGCTCTACTAAAGAAATCCACCAATCTGGAATGTTCAATTGATAGTGTTGGTCTATAAATGTTTGTTGCCAAAATAGAGGGTTACTCTGGCCCTCTCTGATCTTATTGTTTCTACCTAAACAAAGTTTGCACCGAAAAAGGAATTATGTTCTACCTTTTGTTCTAAATGCTATTGATGAATGATGTTCTACTTTTGTTGCAATGTTAGTAGGATACCGAAGGTGGGATAGGAGGTGAGGAGAGCATTTTACAACTCACGGTGGCGTGGATTCAGATCCCATGCTCAATGCTACCGACACAATGCATGAAAAGGAAGAAGATGGCAATATTTGATCCCAACTGCTTGCACCATATGTTGGCATAGAGTTCGACTCGATTGATGATGCTAAAAAATTCTAAAATGACTACGCCTTCAAAGTGGGATTCGCCACACACATAGCTGCTTCTAACAATGGCTAGAAGAAAGGTCCTCCGACACTTATCAAGAGTGTTTTCCAGTGTGTCCACACAGGGAAGCCAACAAGTATAGGGTTGAGACTAGTAGTGCTTCAAAAGGGATCACAACATAAGGGATCTCATCTAGCAAGAAGGATGAGGTTGAAATGGATGTGATAGACAAACGTCAAAAGATTAGGATGTTGTGTCATGATTGTAAAGCTCACATGATTGTTGGGCTTAGGGGCAATAGGTGGACTGCTACATTCATTGTTGCACAACATACACATTCTCTGATGAAGTAGGACACAATGTAAGATCATGAGGATAATGTGGCTTTCACTAGAGAGGCAACAACTACATCACTTTACTCATTGTATGTGCCACTAAAAAAAGAAAGACACATTTTGACCTTTAGAAGTTCTTTTACGGTAATATCCGCGTGtgagggggaaggagagggggtggcggccgTGCCGCCGCCACCGAAACCGCCTCCGATCATCACGCCGGCGCGTGGGGTGAGGTTGTAGCGGCCTTGCCGCTGTCACCGGCGTCATCGTTGCCGCCGGAATGTGGTGCATCCGAGTCCGACTCGAATCTGGATTAGGATCCGGCCACCAGGCCTTTGGATCCAGTGCGACGGAGGACCCATTTCAAAGATGGCCAGAGGGCCGAGATTTggcaggtgataacccacaagtataggggatcgcaacaactttcgagggtagagtattcaacccaaatttattgattcgacacaaggggagccaaagaatattctcaagtattagcagctgagttgtcaattcaaccacacctggaaacttagtatctgcagcaaagtgtttagtagcaaagtaatatgatagtgatggtaacgataacaaaagagtaatgaaagcaaagtgatatttttggtgttttgtagtgattataacaatagcaacgggaaagtaaataagcgtaaaccagtatatggaaagctcgtaggcattggatcaatgatggataattatgccggatgcggtttatcatgtaacagtcataacatagggtgacactgaactagctccaattcgtcaatgtaatgtaggcatgtattccgaatatagtcatacgtgcttatggagaagaacttgcatgccatcttttgtcctaccctcccgtggcagcggggtcctaatggaaactaagggatattaaggcctccttttaatagagaaccggaacaaagcattagcacatagtgaatatatgaactcatcaaactatggtcatcaccggtaagtatcccgattattgtcacttcggggttaacggatcataacacataataggtgactatagacttgcaagataggatctagaactctcatatattgctgaaaacataataggttcagatctgaaatcatggcactcgggccctagtgacaagcattaagcatagcaaagccatagcaacatcaatctcagaacacagtggatactagggatcaaaccctaacaaaactaactcgattacatggtgaatctcatccaacccatcaccgtccagcaagcctacgatggaattactcacgcacggcggtgagcatcatgaaattggtgaaggaggatggttgatgatgacgacggcgacgaatatgGCTTTGGGGCTTGGCGATGAtaacccgaacggactccagatcagccctcccaagaggttttggggcttggcggcggctccgtatcataaaacgcgatgatttcttctcctttacTTTTTTCTCccggaaagcagttatatagagttggagttggagtcaggggtctctagggggcccacgaggtaggggggcgcggcctaggggggggggagggcgccccccaccctcgtgagaagggtgtggccccctggtcttcatctttggcgaggatttttattatttattgtaagatatcccgtggagtttcaggtcattccgagaacttttgttttctgcacataaaacaacatcatggcaattctgctgaaaacagcgtcagtccgggttagttccattcaaatcatacaagttagagtccaaaacaagggcaaaagtgtttggaaaagtagatacgacggagatgtatcaacaccccaagcttaaacccttgcttgtcctcaagcaattcagttgacaatctgaaagaagtaaagaaaaacttttacaaactctgtttgctcttgttgttataaatatgtcaagctagcattcaattttcagcaaatattataactaaccatatttgcaataattctcaggtctcatgtttactcatatcaatagcataatcaactagcgagccataataataaatctcggatgacaacactttctcaaaacaatcataatatgatataacaaggtggtatctcgctagccctttttgagaccacaaaacataaatgcagagcacctttaaggatcaaggactgactagacattgtaattcatggtaaaagagatccaatcatagtcacacccaatataaattaacagtaatgaatgcaaatgccagccgcgctctccagctagtgctttttaataagagggtgatgactcatcataaaagtaaatagataggcccttcgcagagggaagcagggatttgtagaggtgccagagctcggttttgaaatagaggtgaataatattttgagcggtatactttcattgtcaacataacaaccaagagatggcgatatcttccatgctacacacattataggcagttcccaaatagaatggtaaagtttatactccccctccatcaacaaacatcaatccatggcttgctcgaaacaacgagtgcctccaacatacatcaggtcccagggggagttttgtgtgcaattattttgatttagtttgcataaagcatgggactgggcatcccggtgaccagccctttatctcgtgagtgaggagcggagtccactcctcttgagaataacccgcctaacatggaagatacggacagtcgtagttgatacatgagctattcgagcatacaaaacaggatgattatttgaaggtttagagtttggcacatacaaatttactaggAACGGCAGgttgataccgcatataggaaggtataatggactcatctggaataattttggggtttaaggagtttggatgcacaagcagtattccctcttagtacaggtgaaggctagcaaaagactgggaagcgaccaactagagagcaacaacagccatgtacatgcattaaaattaataaacattggatgcaagcatgagtaggatataatccaccatgaacataaatatcgtgaaggctatgttgatttgtttcaactacatgcatgaacatgtgccaagtcaagtcacttaaatcattcagaggaggataccaccctatcataccacatcataaccattttaatagcatgttggcacgcaag
This portion of the Triticum dicoccoides isolate Atlit2015 ecotype Zavitan chromosome 7A, WEW_v2.0, whole genome shotgun sequence genome encodes:
- the LOC119330632 gene encoding probable trehalose-phosphate phosphatase 8, with the translated sequence MANQDVVLRPDMGGIAAAAAMPGSSSRAIFACRGAASSSLRRRSAVDDEFRAGSPCATSWVVQAMRASSPARSAAVDEYAAWTRKHPSALASFEQIAAAAKGKQVVVFLDYDGTLSPIVADPDTAVISGEMREAVRGVAKHFPAAIVTGRCVEKVCSFVGLSELYYAGSHGMDIKGPGSNAEEVLLQPAREFLPVIAEVYEALVEKTKSTPGARVENNKFCLSVHFRCVDEKRWSPLAEQVKEVLRDYPDLSLNEGRKVLEIRPSIMWDKGKAVEFLLQSLGFDGRSDVLPLYLGDDRTDEDAFKMLRKRGHGLGILVSKCPRETDASYSLQDPTEVMEFLHRLVQWRRRRSSSSAMRARV